The following is a genomic window from Xenopus laevis strain J_2021 chromosome 2L, Xenopus_laevis_v10.1, whole genome shotgun sequence.
ataatattaatacattgCCTTCTAATTATTGGGTACTAGATTTGTGCTCGGATTTCAGGTGGAATAATCTATTGAACGTGAGCCCTAACATATTTCTAATTTCTTTGGTTCTAAGACAAAAAATAATGGGGCTGGCTAAATGGGGGATAAATGTGTAGAGGCAAATAAGTAACACATTTAAATCAGGTGGGAGAATCAAAGGGATCTGACTTGTACTATATACAAACAACCTGGGAATAAAGTACAAGCCAATGACTAATAAATGAGTGGTACAGGTATAAAATGCCTTCTGCCAATTCTCATTGTTGGCTGATAAGTGCACAACCCTGATTATGAGAATATATGAGAGAATAATAACAGTCAATGGGAAGAGATGCACAGACCAAGCAATTATAAAACGTTTCTTTCTTTCCAAGGTGATATCAGCACATGCCAACACTAATACCACTGCATTGGTACAGAAACAGTTCTCAACACGGTTACGTCCACAGTAAGGGAGTTGACCGGTCATTAAAGCAATCATCAATCCAATTAGAGCAGCACAGAGCCACCAAAACCAACAAAGAAGAGTCACCACCTTATTATTTATAATGGAGTGATACCTGAGAGGTTTGCAGATAGCAACATAACGATCAATAGCCATCAGCATAATGATGAAGGAGTCAAGACTTCCAAGGGAATGGACACAGAAGAGTTGGAAGAAGCACCCGTTGAATGATATAGACCCTGCCCCAAACCAATATTTGGCAATTATTTTAGGTAATGTTATTGTGTCAAAGAGAAGGTCAGAGAGAGCAAggttagcaataataatatacatgGGGTGGTGGAGTTGTTCTCTCAGGATAATTAATATGATGACTGTGCTATTTGCAATCAGTGAAACAATGTAGGCAAGAAACATTGTAAGTGAGACTGGAAGAAAGAAATTCGGCTGTAGACCTGGAAACCCGAGGAGGATAAACTCAGTGACAGCAGTCTGATTAGACATTGAGATGGTCATAGTCTTCTCTTCTGAGCTTCAACATGGAGACAAGAAGAATAGAGGCAAAGAATAAGACCATCTGCAAAGAAACCCCAAGTAATCATaggtaaagggattctgtcatgatttttatggtttactttttatttcttaattacattttttacatggcaattaattcactctaccatttaaaatgttattcttgaaccaacaaatgtatttttttagctgtagtaTGGGTGTAGATTATCCATCTTGGTGCATTGGGCCTGATTCTGAGCATTGAGAATGAGCTAGCACTTCAGGagggaactgctttgagacagcccttgtttctccccttctcattgtacttcaatatgaGCAAAGTCGTTCTCCCTTGTGGTAgaaatgagaatagcactcaatcaagaaaaaccagggttgagggcacttgggaaatggacatcatgcctagccccatgccaaatttcaaaataagatatgaaaaaaaaaatcagttttctctgaaaaacagatttcagtgcagaattttgctgaaaCAGCCCTATTAACTAATACGATTTGGGGGAAAAAcatttcccataacagtattcctttaatggcAAAAGAGTTGTTGAAACTGTAGTGAGAGAGAATGTCCCTGAAACATTCCTGGGCTACAAGGATATCATGAAATGGGACACCTCTAGCCTGTTGTAAAATGGGgctgtacattaagggggttatttattaaagtgtgaatgctaaaaactcgaaaaatgtttgtgtttttttactataaaatctgaattctttgtgggaaaaacacaaatttttttagatattattataccccaaggctgcataAAGTCAGAATCTATAAATACTCAACCTGTCGggatcctgtagaagtcaatggcagaggtcctatttgcaatttgaagatattattgtcagCACTGTGTTTCGCACGACAATCTGAACATTTCTATTTTTCCAAGAATTCCGCGAAAAATATGGACTTTTCTGGCATCAAATAagaaaatttctgattttttttgctccACAATCCACGGAAAAAAAGTTGCGTTTTTTGTGCAACAAACCGAAAGAGTCCCGTTTTTCCAGATCCAAtttattcgaagttttttttattgataaagaaGGGCAAATCGGGaattctagtttttatttaaaacatcagaaaaatttggattttcatcaataacccccataatgtaatgGGCTGTAATGGTGGATTATTATGCTCTTAGGTTTGTTTTCTGTCTGGATTAGTAGCAGGTATACATGCAGTCACCTTTTCAATAATCTAAGATAAATCTAAACAAACAAACTCTAGCTAAATGGTCCTTAAATACACAGAATTAGAAGAACAGCTGAAGGACAGCCAGAccctatgtaataaaaaaacactttgaagagGGTAATAAAAGAGGCTAATTACTTGCCACTCAACCTAAACaggaaaagaacaaaataaacttcacacagaaaaagtaaaaaaaaagaagaaaaaaaattataaataaattatgcaaaaatgtatttggggaggctgaaaaaaacaaattaataaaacatagatGAAAAGGAGGGTTAGCCATGCTTTAATTAGAGAGGTTTTACAAAGCTGTACATATTAATTGGGCTCCCCAATGGTTCAGTGGCATTTGTTCTAGAAGGCAGTAGAGCAGACAAGAATGAAAGTCCCATTAGGAAACCTACTTTTTTTGTATCAATAGTAACAGTCCAACacaattgtaaaacaaaacagtaacaccaacgcTTGAGGGAGgtttttatcaaaatcagaatttttttgtgaaaaaaatcagaccaaactagaatccatgatttgatgttatttattatttaaaaagctcaatttaattggatcggagaaaaactcaataaaaccgaGCAAAGGTCCGAATcgcacatttttttgtatttttttcccgaatcgctcaattttttctgactttttcccgaaaagccagacTTTTCAGACTATTTGGCCTTTTCGGgcaaattccagcacagaccaaagaaacttccaaattGGATAGAGACCTcttccactgacttatatacaacctcggcaggtctgagatagtggattttcggattctgactttttgcagtctTGGGGTGTAGTAAATCTCAAATTGTTGACGCACGATTTTGTCCCCACATTTTGCTTTggcaaaaaatgaataaaacaacgAAGATTCGCTGAAATGCATTGTCTATGagagacaaaattttttttaagcgCAACAAATTATGCTACAaatttttgacgtgtgacaaattgccgaaaaattttgctcatcgccACTAGAGAccaagggacacatttactaaagtttTCTCTTTCTCatctaacttcaccaaagttcaccCCAGTTtgtcaggtgtattttcacaaaacatctaatatttagtaaaaatcataagttcactttttcaagagaaatgtggtgaattttctcctgatCTAAATTCTCAGCTAAATTTAGCCAGTATATTTCCCATACAATAGTAGTGGGGAAATTCTttagagaattttcaccatggaGAAAATTAGCATGGAAGGGCAATGTTGATGgagatttagggtaaggccacacgaggagattccgGGAgaactccctgaactgcctcagcgtttttccccataggctacaataaaaagttgcctgcgttaatgcacacacggcgatgcgttttcaatagttgcctgaaattgcctcactgagctttgggcaactattgaaaacgcatcgccgtgtgtgcataaacgcaggcaacttttcattgtagcctatggggaaaaacgctgaggcagttcagggagatagttgctcaaaagacgaggcgattagtagccaggcgacacaatctccctgaatctcctcgtgtggactagcccttaaaagTGGCTGCTCAGAAAAAGACTCCACGCTtttaccattaaaggagaactaaaccccccccataGGCAAAGCCCCTAAAATGGTCCCCCTCCCCCGCATAGTTCATTCCCCTTCCAGTTGGTAGCAACTGTGCAAAAGTGCAgtgaattgccgaagggaagaggacccaaagaagaccgaagatcctgaagatggcgcccatgagctccactgcacttactctgcactgatatgtAAGTAATGTAgttgggacactttcaggggtaataaacaatgggggggggaagcagggagggagactatctagggtagtaagtaggggcttttctttgggggggtttatttctcctttaaagactatttatccttttgttttgttcatgtaattaatgttattattaaataaatttaataaaaaagataaagcCAAGCAATCTTAGGTCAAAGGGAGGCTGTTAGAATAATAGTAATGTATGTCTATTAGACAGTCATGATAATGACTTTTTgcttctatctctatctatattatattatatataatatattatatccCTGTGCACTCACCATTCAGTTCCTAATGTAAAGTCTAAACACTTACAGGTTGGCAATAAACTGGCATCTGCATGTGGGTGAAACCTCTGGGTTCTGCTCCACTCCAGGGAGGATTATGGCACATACGATGCTCAGAAGAGTTTATATAAAAGGGGGTCCAGCCATGTGTTAATAAAGTGCCTGCCATGGGAAATATGCCAGCTAATTAGTAAATATTCCACATGGGGTTGGACATTTTTTGTTACAACAATAACATTTGCTAAAAATTGTATGTGCATCTTAATTGCCGTAAGTAAACATAAAGCAGCTGTGATTGTGTTAACAAATAACCAACATTTTCACCCAATTAATGACTCTGATTATATGAAACTGGCCAGTGCTTGGGAGGCGGGCAGGGAAAAAGCATGGAATTGGGTTGGACACTTGACTTAAAGAGCAGGTAAAAAGTTGTGATGagtaaaagggaaatcatttccaGTAAGCTTTAGAGCTGTATCTGTATTTGTGACAGAAGTAGGTAGTTCTGCATTGAGATTTGCTTCTCTGCTGGGCACTTGTCTATCTTGTGTGCCAGGGACAAGACTTACTAATTCCATTGCACAACAACTGCTTTTgcaataaataaagaatgatGGTTCCACTAAGAGCTTATGTGTTGGACATCACGCGCCAATGTTCCCTCCTCTTCATCATGTTGCTGCCCAAGTTCCTCctctattatttatgtatttaatgaTATTAATATTGTCAGGTTGGCCTTCAACTCTGCCAGTCACCGTCCATCCCTTTGTACCTGTAACATTATCTATGGGATTATATTGTAATGTATTGTGTTGTAGAGTTATCAGCAAAGAGTGATGTTCTCAGACCTCATTTGCCCAAAGATTATTGTTAGCTAtgagcaatatatacagtatatgtgaccCTTTCTTGGCACACTCCTGCAGAATCGAATCACACTCACTTAACCAGGCATATTGTTTGCAATCCAGCATACCTGACCGTCTTTGTTTATGGatgatactgggaactgggatttacagcacattgcctccacccagggtcagactggcctactATGACGCGCCCCTCTGTGCGCATGTGCACACGGCACCATCCTCTGCTCACAGTGCACACAGTGCCATCCAGAGcgttgccaaatttttttttaaaacgagcATTgggagaggggttctggcccggcaGGCCAGTCTGATACTGTTTCCAACTAGTGGAAGGACCTGTCCTCATACAGGGGCCACACACTGGTGGCTTCCAATACATCGGAAGGCTGGAGCTCAAGGCTTCTCCTCCAAGTGAGCATACCACAGCTTATTGCAAAGATCCTATCTGTATTAGTGGGCAGCTCCAGCTTCATCTCTGGAAGATTCTATGGGGGCTGCTTTATAGCCTTTCCCAGCCCTCCTTGTAGATTGGGCACCAAAGCAAGGTTCTTCCTGGGCCTTCTTGTTTCCCAGATGTCCTTTGGGGCTCCCAATAAGCATTCTGGTGTGTACGTTTATTCATTCAAACTTGTATAGCCATCGTGACATTTCAAGCCCTTTTGTGACCTTTTTCAAGGCAACTACACCATACCCTGCACAATCAAGTATCTATAGCCAATAAAGTTCTATCAATTGAGAAAGTGACATCACAGGACTCTATGAACAGGGTTTTAATCAGTTACAGGATAGAAAGTCATAGCACATTCTAGGAAAGTTAGACAGATAGAACTAGT
Proteins encoded in this region:
- the or52r1.L gene encoding olfactory receptor class I xb242 yields the protein MTISMSNQTAVTEFILLGFPGLQPNFFLPVSLTMFLAYIVSLIANSTVIILIILREQLHHPMYIIIANLALSDLLFDTITLPKIIAKYWFGAGSISFNGCFFQLFCVHSLGSLDSFIIMLMAIDRYVAICKPLRYHSIINNKVVTLLCWFWWLCAALIGLMIALMTGQLPYCGRNRVENCFCTNAVVLVLACADITLERKKRFIIAWSVHLFPLTVIILSYILIIRVVHLSANNENWQKAFYTCTTHLLVIGLYFIPRLFVYSTSQIPLILPPDLNVLLICLYTFIPHLASPIIFCLRTKEIRNMLGLTFNRLFHLKSEHKSSTQ